The following proteins are co-located in the Solanum pennellii chromosome 8, SPENNV200 genome:
- the LOC107026765 gene encoding uncharacterized protein LOC107026765, whose product MVLWEITLGTAYFLGLKRTYRLFLRIQRKLISPKYPRLRDFAQRRTRAAFDMALIVHRKVQERDIEAGRNLGNWILRWLDKMKPSANIRGSDNIAITSATKQLRNSSHSPKPEAFQKYGAGKDKESSSRHLFTSASNTWQKAYPTISMMMKPRSPAGTNIQYRQLNTVSPTSFKPMKHGFEGVIRPDILQWIQRS is encoded by the exons ATGGTTCTATGGGAGATCACATTGGGAACGGCGTATTTTTTGGGTCTGAAGCGAACTTACAGGCTTTTCTTGAGGATTCAGCGTAAGCTCATTAGTCCAAAGTATCCCAGGCTTCGTGATTTCGCTCAAAg gCGAACACGAGCTGCATTTGATATGGCACTGATCGTTCATCGCAAGGTACAGGAAAGAGATATTGAAGCTGGTCGGAACCTTGGTAATTGGATCCTTCGATGGCTTGACAAAATGAAGCCATCTGCTAATATTCGAGGCTCAGATAACATTGCAATCACCAGTGCAACTAAGCAACTTAGGAACTCATCTCACTCCCCCAAGCCTGAAGCTTTCCAGAAATACGGTGCTGGCAAAGACAAGGAATCCAGCAGCAGGCATCTGTTTACCTCAGCTAGTAACACATGGCAGAAAGCATACCCGACCATTTCCATGATGATGAAACCAAGAAGCCCAGCGGGAACAAATATCCAATACAGGCAGTTAAACACTGTTTCGCCTACTAGTTTCAAACCCATGAAACATGGTTTTGAGGGAGTGATCCGACCGGACATATTGCAGTGGATTCAACGAAGCTAA
- the LOC107026975 gene encoding uncharacterized protein LOC107026975 — MHRQSLGSSGSKLHLAHGVVLVGGSRDESAVVTAAESQKIMTKDQASPSSLSNNYDEGEEQVRKSIKALNKSLSRAEKYIHLIPVLTFLCFFILYLFSHSPSDKDLAQFQGFEGFAKRIESANIDDEFQRVLETKKPEVLAIRSVRNLQEIDRQDSNHRRHRKLADF; from the exons ATGCATAGACAATCACTCGGCTCATCGGGATCGAAGTTACACCTTGCACATGGAGTCGTCCTCGTCGGTGGCAGCAGGGACGAATCCGCCGTCGTGACGGCGGCAGAGTCTCAGAAGATAATGACGAAGGACCAAGCCTCTCCGTCGTCACTATCTAACAACTACGATGAAGGAGAAGAACAAGTACGCAAGTCAATCAAGGCTCTTAACAAGTCATTGTCTAGAGCTGAGAAGTACATTCACCTCATTCCTGTTCTCACATTTCTCTGCTTCTTCATCCTCTATCTCTTCTCTCACAGTCCGTCTGATAAAG ATTTAGCTCAATTTCAAGGATTTGAAGGCTTCGCTAAGCGTATAG AATCAGCAAATATTGACGACGAGTTTCAGAGAGTATTAGAAACTAAAAAACCGGAAGTTTTAGCGATCCGAAGCGTAAGGAACTTGCAAGAGATTGATAGACAGGATTCAAATCATCGGCGCCACCGAAAACTCGCCGATTTTTAA
- the LOC107026626 gene encoding binding partner of ACD11 1-like, which yields MSVKTVKVSNVSLGASERDIKEFFSFSGDIEYVEMQSDTERSQIAYVTFNDSQGADTAVLLSGATIVDMSVTVTLDPVYQLPPTAFAASVPTGKKSAGNSESAFQKAEDVVSSMLAKGYILGKDAVGKAKSFDEKHQLTSTATAKVVSLDKKIGLTEKISIGTSIVNDKVREVDQKLQVSDKAKSALSAAEQTVSSAGSAIMKNRYVLTGSTWVAGAFSKVAKAAGEVGQMTKEKVGMTEDEQRQKMVTDFAQVHLSESPKASEFTEHQPAKPAPVQGLVL from the exons ATGTCG GTGAAAACTGTTAAAGTTAGCAATGTCTCCTTAGGGGCATCAGAGCGTGATATCAAGgaattcttttctttctctgGTGATATTGAATATGTTGAGATGCAAAG TGATACTGAACGAAGTCAAATAGCATATGTTACGTTCAATGATTCTCAGGGAGCTGACACTGCAGTTCTTCTTTCG GGTGCAACAATAGTTGATATGTCTGTTACGGTGACTTTGGATCCAGTATACCAGCTTCCTCCTACTGCTTTTGCAGCATCAgtg CCAACGGGAAAGAAAAGTGCTGGTAATTCAGAATCCGCTTTTCAGAAAGCAGAAGACGTTGTTAGTAGCATGCTCGCAAAAGGTTATATCTTAGGTAAAGATGCTGTAGGCAAAGCAAAGTCTTTTGATGAGAAACACCAGTTGACCTCAACTGCAACTGCTAAAGTGGTCTCTCTCGACAAAAAAATTGGTCTCACTGAGAAGATAAGCATTGGTACTTCCATTGTTAATGACAAAGTTCGAGAGGTGGATCAGAAACTCCAAGTTTCTGATAAAGCAAAATCAGCACTTTCTGCAGCTGAGCAAACAGTTAGTAGCGCTGGATCTGCCATTATGAAAAATCGGTACGTTCTCACTGGCTCCACTTGGGTAGCCGGCGCTTTTAGTAAGGTTGCTAAGGCAGCAGGGGAAGTAGGCCAGATGACAAAAGAGAAAGTGGGAATGACAGAGGATGAGCAAAGGCAGAAAATGGTTACTGATTTCGCACAGGTTCATTTATCTGAGTCTCCGAAAGCTTCCGAGTTCACAGAACATCAGCCAGCCAAGCCTGCACCAGTACAAGGTTTAGTCCTTTGA